The Campylobacter concisus sequence CATGATCGCTTCACACATTTTCACAACTGCAGCCGCTGGTGCGTAGTAAGCTGAAGTGCCAAGGAGCTTAACGATCTTTGCACCACCAGTGCTTGTCTCTTTTTTAAGAGTTGCAAGCTCATTTTCGTTTAAATTTTCGCTGATATTACTAGCTGATACGATCATCTCGTCGTTGTGAGCTCCAATTATCTTTGTCTTTAGCTCTTTTGCATCTTTATCTTTTAGAAGCGCTAGCTCATATCTGCATCTTGCGCCATCAAGCTCACCAGCCATGCCGATCACTTTATTTTTGCTAAAACCACTAAATTTATGAGCCGTCCAGACCATCACATCAAGCGGATTTGTCACGACGATTATCACCGCATTTGGTGCAAATTTTGCGATATTTTGAGCCGTTTGTTTTACGACTACGGCGTTTTTAAGGAGTAAGTCCTCTCTTGTTTGACCCTCTTTCCTTGGGCTTCCAGCAGTTACCACTACGATATCACTGCCCTCTATTAGCATAAAGTCATCGCCACCACAAACGGTAGTTTTCGCATTAAAAACGCAGCTTGACTGCGCTAGATCGATCGCTTTTGCACGTGCTACGTCACCAAATATATCCACAAGCGCGATCTCATCGCAAACTTCTCTCATGCAAAGCGCATAAGCTATGCTTGCACCGACGTTTCCAGCTCCAACTATACTTATTTTCATTTTCTCATCCTATTATTTGATTTAAAATTTTACTTGGTCTCATGACCTCATTTGCCCTCACTTCATCTGGCAAATAATATCCGCCAAATTCCACGCTTGCACCATCATTTTGTCTTATCTCTTTTAAAATTTTGCTCTCATTTTTTTCTAGCTCGTCTGCTAAATTTTCAAAAATTTTGCTTAAAATCCCGCCACTTTTTGCCATTTCTCTTGCCCAAAATAGTGCCAGATAAAAGTGCGACTCCCTGGTATCAAGAGTGGCATTTGGCGTTTTGTTTTCGTCCAAATAGCTAGCAACCGCTCTATTTAGCGCATCACTTAGCTCTTTTGCCTCTTTTTTTTGCTTAACAAACGCTAGATGTTCAAGCGAAGCACTAAGCGCTAAAAACTCGCCGAGACTATCCCAAAGTAGATGGTTCTTCTCTTTTAGCTCTTTTACAAGCGTTGGGGCCGTTCCGCCAGCACCTGTTTCAAACATCGCTCCACCAGCAAGTAGCGGCACAACTGAGAGCATTTTTGAGCTGCCGCCTAGCTCAAAGATCGGGAAAAGATCGGTTAAATAATCTCTTAAAACGTTACCAGTTACGCTTATAATGTTTTTGCCAGCTCTTATCAAGCTAAGCGTTTTTGTGGTTGCTTGCTCGTAGTTTAAAATTTCAAATTTTACGCCAGCGCTAGCAAATTTCTCTTTAAATCTTTCAAATTTAGCTATCAAATTTCTATCATGTGCACGGCTGTTATCTAGCCAAAAAATAAGCTCATCTTTTGAGATTTCGCCTCTTTTTAAAGCAAGCTCAAACCACGCATTTATCGCGTCTTCTTTAGCCTGAGTCATCCTAAAAATGTCGCCCTTTTTGACGCTAAATTTAAAAACGTTCTCGCCTGCCTCATCAAAAACTACAAATTCTCCGTCTTCTTTTGCGATAAAAGTCTTATCGTGGCTGCCGTACTCCTCAGCCTTTTTAGCCATTAGCCCCACATTTGCCACGCTACCGATCTTGCTCACATCAAGCGCGCCATGCTCCTTAAAGTCCGCTACGCAAGCCTCATAAACCCTAGCGTAGGTCCTATCTGGGATCATGCAAAGCGAGAAATTTAGCTCGCCGCTTCTATCTTTCACCTTACCAGAGTTTCTAATGAGTGCTGGCACAGAGGCGTCAATGATGACGTCATTTGGCACGTCAAAGTTGCTAGCATTTTCATTTAGTGCCCAAATTTTTGCCTTTTTGCTAAAAATTTCATCAAATTTAGCCAAAATTTCATCTTTATTTTTAAGAGTTGAAATTTTAGAAAACATATCTTTTAGTCCGTTTTTAGCCTCCACGCCGTGAGCTTTAAACTCTTCACCAAACAGCTCAAAAACCTCTTTAAAATAGCTTTTTATCGCATACGCAAAGATGACTGGATCGCTAACTTTCATCATCGTGCATTTTAGGTGTAGGCTCAAGGTCAAATTCTCTTTTTTTGCCTCTTCAAAACAGCTTTCATAAAATTTATCTAGCTCATCTACGCTTAAATATGTAGCGTCAACTATTTCGCCGCTTTGGATGGCAAGCTCTTTTAAAAGCTCTTTTTTGCCCTCTTTACTTATGAAATTTACATAAAATTTCTCATCTTTACTAGCGATAATAGAGCGCTCATTCTCATAAAAGTCGCCCTTTTGCATATAGCAAATTTTTGTCTTATTTGTCTTGTTCCAGTCACCATTGCTGTGAGGATGTTTTTTGGCAAATTCTTTAACCGGAGGCAAGACTCTTCTATCTGAGTTTCCTTGTCTAAGAACTGGATTAACCGCACTGCCAAGCACTTTTTGGTATTTTTTAGCGATCTCTTCGTCGTAGTCTGTGATGATCTCATCTGGATAAAAAGGCACGTTTATGCCTTTGCTTCTAAGCTCCTCTATCGCTGCTTTTAGCTGAACGAGCGTGGCTGAGATGTTTGGCAACTTTATAATATTTGCCTCTTTGTGACTGGTCAGCTCGCCTAAAAGCTCCAGCTCATCGGCCTTATTTAGTCCAAGCTCTTTGCTAAAAGCAGATAAAATTCTCCCAGCCAGGCTAATATCGGCCCTAGTTATGCTAATGTCAGCGCGTGATAAAAAGCTCTTTACGATAGGAAAGAGAGAGTAGCTTGCAAATAGCGGTGCTTCGTCAGTTTTGGTCCAGATAATGTCACTCATTTTAGCCCTTTTATTTTTTTAAAATTTATCACTTTCTTTATTAAATCTCGTTGTATTTTAGGCATTTGTCGCAAATTCTAGCTCTATTTTCCTATATTTTGGTTGTGCTCGCTTAAGGTTTTTGAAAAAATGTGTTTTTTCACCTTTTTGTCAAGCACAAAGTATAAATAATCGCTCTTTGCAGGATTTATCGCCGCTTTGATCGCGCTTATTGAGACCGAGCAGACTGGACTTGGCGGAATGCCGTCGTTTAGATATGTATTAAACTCGCTCATATCGCTTCTTATGCGCTCAGCCGTGATCACATCGTGTGAATAAATTCCATAGTTTAGTGTGCCATCCATTTGCAGCCTCATGCCTTTATTTAGGCGGTTATAAATGATTGAGGCGACAAGTGGCATCTCGGCATCATTCGCCGCTTCTTTTTGAATGATCGAAGCGATCGTTAAAATTTTAAACCATTTTTTCTCATTGTATTCGCCAAAAATTTTATTGCTGATTTCGCTTTGAGCCTTTCTTGATGAATTTACAAGATAAAAAGCAAGGTGCCTTTCGCTGATGCCTATTGGAATTTTATATGTATTTGGCATCAAAAAGCCATCACTCACTGGAGCAAGAGCGTTATATTCGCCATTTAGCTTAACTGGATCAAGTCCTAGCTGGGTGGCGATCTGGTTTAAAAAAACGATAGTCGTTTCGCCTGGTATTAGCGTTATCTCGGTTAAAGCCGCTTTTGATTTTGCAAGTTTTTTTAAAAAATCAACCCTTGAAATTTTATCTTGACCGATCTCTATCCAGCCAGATTGCGGAGAGCCGATAAAAAGTATGGCGTACTTGTCTATCACGCTTAAGTTAAAGTTGCGATTAGCTAAATAAGATATAATCTCGCCCACACTTCCCTTTGGTATAAAAACGACCTTGCTTGTGTTTATAGGGCGTGCCAAATAGACAAAAATACTTAGGAAAATGATGGCTACGATATCAAAAAAAATGTCTAAATATGGCTTTTTAATAAAATTTTTTATCATCTTGATTCTTTCATTTATCTTACTTTTAAAATACGGCATAAAAATTAACGATTTCGAGTTTTACGGCGTAAAATTGGAGCAATTATATATAAAATTAGATAAAAAAATAATTGCAAGAGCAAAGCAGATAAGGCTTCCAAATTTTAAGAAAGAGAGCAAGCAAAAAAGCAGCGACGAGCGCCTTTTAAACCTTAGTAAAAGCGTAGATTTTATAGATACGATTTTTCAAGAAATTTCACTTGAAAATGTGCAAGTAGGAGATGATTTTAAACTAAAAATTCTATTTTTAGATGATATATTTTTTGTTGATAGCCCTTATTTAAATGTGGATATTAAATTCCAAAACGAACAGCAAGACGGAATAGATCTTTTTAGTGTTAGAAATTTAAGCTTTAAGGATTTTAACGTCAGCATTAGCGGCGAAGGAAGTGCAGATTTTGATAAAAATGACTATAAATTTGAGGGAAATTTCACCTCTCATGAGCTGCATGGCAAGCTAAATTTTGCCCTAAAAGATACATTTTTAACTTACAAAGCTTATGATGTCGAGGCTGGAAGTATCAAAAACTTCATTGACGAGCTTGATAGACGCATAGAGCTAAATAGTGAAGTTAAAAACTGGATATATGGATACATCGTTGCTGATGATTACGAGCTTAAAGAGATAAATGGCAAGGCTGATCTAGCTAAAAATAACTTTTATCTAAATGATCTAAATGCCACCGCAAATACTAAAAATTTGCTCGTTAAATTTGAAAAAGGCTTGCCAGCCGTAAATGTAGGTGAGGCAAATATCACGCTTAAAAACTCAAAGCTTAAATTTGATCTTATTTCGCCTATTTACAAGGGCAAAAAGCTTGATGGCTCAAGCGTTGTGATAAATAATATCTTTGATGAAAAAAGCGCAAATTTAGAGCTTTTTATAAAGACAAAATCGATCTATGATGAAGCTATAAATGAGATATTAAAAGCCTATAAAATCATCGTGCCAGTAAGGCAGCTTAGCGGAAAAATGGATGCTAGCTTAAAAATTTTGATAAAGCTTGATGAGAAAAGCTTAGAAAATTTTGATGAAAAAAGCGTCATTGCAAATGGAGAATTTAAGCTAAGTGACGCGATTTTAGAGATTGCTGGAAGTAAATTTAATACCAAAAATGCTCTCGTAAAGCTTATAAATACGATAAATTTAAGCATCGATGCTACTGGCTTTGGGCTTGACTTTTTCAAGGCAAATGCCAAGGCTGATATAAATTTACAAAAAAGTACTGGCGAGATAAAAGGCGTGATAGAAAGCTTTGATCTAAAAGAAAAAAATGATGAAATTTTAGTCTTTAAAAATGAGCCATTTAACGCATTTTTGGACTTTAGCAAGGCTGATGAAACTTTGCTTAAGATAGAGCCATTTGGGCTTGATATGAGCTTTGGCAGTGAAAGTAAAATAGCAACAAAAAATAGTAAATTTTTCATAGAGAGCTCGCCTGTTTTGAAGGAAAATGGAGTGCATGGTTTTGATGAGCTTAGCATAAAAAGCAAGGATTTTACTGATCTTGAAATTTTTGCCAAAGAGGCAAACTTTGATTTGCCGTTTTTAGATAAAAATGGCTCAAAATATGAAAACGATGATCTTAAAATTTTAGTCTCAAAAGCTGGTGTGAAGGTAGATAGTGCAAGTAAAAAGCTAAGCCTAGACATAAAAGAAAAAGCCATAAACGTAAAAACTAAAGATCTAAATTTGCTAGTGCTTGACGATAACAAAACCAGCGAGCAAAGCACGCCGCTTGAGCTTTTAGCAAAAAATGGCGATATCATTTTAAGGGATCTAAACAAGACTTTGCCATTTGCTAGCTTTAGCGCCGAGAAAAAGGGCAAAAGCACCTCGCTAAACGGACTAGCAAAGCAAGGCAGAGTTGGATATTTTAGCGATGAGAAAAGCATAAATTTAGACGCAACTGATATAAGCGGCGAATTTATCAACGACCTTTTTGGCATCAAGAGCTTTGAGGGCGGTAAATTTCGCCTAAAAATGCTTGGAGAAAACTCTAAAAATTTCAAGGCTGAGGTGAGATTTTTTGGCACGTATCTAAAAGACTACATCTTTTATCAAAGGCTTTTAAGCTTTTTAAACTCGGTGCCGTCGCTTCTTAGCTTTAAAACGCCTGACTTTAACGACAAAGGTTTTACTGTTAAAAACGGCAAAATTTTACTTACTAGAAAAGGCGACGTGATCGAGTTTTTAGCGATTGAGATGATAGGCACGAGCGCAGATATCGGCGGACGTGGCACTATCGATCTAAAGAGCAAAAAGATAAACATCGACCTTGAGCTAAAGTTACTAAAAGACGCTAGCAGTATCATTGATAAAATTCCACTGGTAAATCAAATAATCCTTGGCAAGGACCGCTCGCTCTCAACAGTCATCGCCATACGAGGCACTACCGATAAGCCTGAGTACTCGACGCAGATCCTGCAAGACGCCCTGCTTTCACCACTAAAGATAATAAGAAACGTGATTCAGGCTCCGTTTTTGATATTTGAGTAGTTTAAATCTGCAACGCACGAAAATTATAGAAAAATTATTGACTACTTCTAAAGCCAAGAGTGGGCACTCATTTTTGATTATATATATTATCCTCGGCTCGCAAAGTGCGTAAAAAGGATATCAAAAGCTAAAGATCAAGGTTTTGATAGCTATTTTTTGATACTAGTGCTATTAAAATATTTTAATAAAAAACATAAAATTTTACATATAAAAATATGTAAAATTTACTTCATCTCAAGGCGCATCAGATACATATCCTCGCCGTCAGTTACCTTTAAATTTTGGCTTTTGCACTTTGGACAGGTGAAGTCATTTTCATTAAGCTCTCCGCCAAATCCGCAATCCAAACACTCTACAACAATGCCTTGTAAATTTATGACAAGCTCAGCGTTTTCACAGATCGTACCAGCCTTATAAACATCAAAAGCGCTCTGCAAATAGTGTGGCTCCACTCCACTTAAACGGCCGACCTTTATCTCGATCTTGCTTATCTCTTTGGCATTTTCTTTGGCGGCGTTTTTCTCGCAAAGGCTAACTAAATTTTGAACGATACTAAGCTCGTGCATTAGCAGATCCTTGGTAGTAGCTCGCCCTTTGGCGGCTCGAGAAATCTTCTTGATTTATAGGCGTTTTCGATGATGACGCGCTCGTTTTTAGCTTCCATTACCTCGCCTATTATCATCGCGTTTTTATCAAATTCTCGCAAAATCACAAGTGCGTCCTCGGCCTGGCTCTCATCAACTGCTATCACAAAAGTACCCTCATTTGCGAGCTCATAAGGCTCAAATCCAAATAGCTCACAAACACCCATCACTTCGTCTGCGACCTTGATATTTTCTTCAAAAACCAAGATGTCAAATTTACTAAATTTAGCCCACTCGTTTAGTACTGCACTTAGTCCGCCTCTTGTCGCATCACGCATGCACTGCGGCTTTATGCCAGCGCTAAATAGCTTTAAAGTAACCTCTTTTAAGCTCTTGCAGTCACTTTTTAGATCAAGTCCAAGCTCAAATTCTTCTCTTGCTGCTAGTACCACGCCGCCGTGTCTGCCAACATCTCCAGAGATTAAAATTTTAGCCCCAGCTTTTAAATTTTTAAGCTCCACGCCTTCGCAAACTATCTCGCCGATGCCTGCTGTGTTTATGAAAATTTTATCGCATTTTCCCTTTGGTACGACCTTTGTATCGCCACAAACTACGCTCACACCGCTATCTTTACAAGTTTTTGCAAGCGAGCCAAGCACACGCTCAAGCTCTTCTATACTAAGCCCTTCTTCGATGATGAGCGAGCAGCTTAGGTATTTTGCGCTTGCTCCAACCATCGCTAGGTCGTTTATTGTGCCGCAAGCCGCGATCTTGCCGATGTCGCCACCATTAAAAAAAATGGGAGTTACCACAAAGCTATCAGAGCTAAATGCGATCTTGCCGTTTAAATTTAATATCGCTGAGTCGTTGCTCTGCCTTAAAATTTCATTATCAAAAATTTTAAATATCGTCTCGTTAATAAGCGAGTTCATCTCCTCGCCGCCGCCGCCGTGACTTAGCATTATCTTTTTCATTAAATTCCTTAACCAACTCTTGCGTATTTAAAATATGCCGCACAAGCGCCCTCGCTTGAGACCATGCACGATCCTATCGGATTTTGCGGGTTGCAAACCTTGCCAAAGACTTTGCACTCTGTTGGCTTTGCTAGCCCTCTTAAAATTTGCCCACAAATGCAAGCCTTGCTCTCGCCAGCGCTCTCTATGCTGCAGTCAAACTGCACTCTGGCGTCAAGGTAGGCAAACTCATCTTTTAGTTTCATGCCGCTTTGCGCTATCTCGCCAAGACCTCTCCAGACAAAGTCGCAAGGCTCAAAATACTTAGCGATAAGCTCTTTTGCCTTGAGGTTACCCTCTTCTTTGACCGCCCTTGCGTACTCGTTATAGACTTCATAAGTGCCTGCGTTTTGCTGACGGACTAAATTTAGAACACTTGCCATGATATCAAGCGGCTCAAAACCACTAATGGCGATTGGTCTTTTAAACTCATTTGCTAGCTCTTTGTAAATTTTACTTCCAGTGATGACGCTTACGTGGCTTGGGCCTAAAAATGCGTCTATCCTCACGTTTTCATCGCTCATTATAGCTCTAACTGGAGCTGGGACTGTTACGTGATTTATGTGAAAATATAAATTTTTAATGCCCTCTTGCACCACTTTTTCAACTAAATTTGCGCTCATTGGCGTTGTAGTTTCAAATCCGATCGCAAAAAATATGACCTTTTTGTCTGGATTTTGCTTAGCTATATTTAGCGCATCAAGTGGCGTGTAAAGTGCTCTTATGTCGTGTCCCTCGCCGCGAAGCTTTTGCAAGCTTGTCTTTGAGCCAGGCACTCTTAGCATGTCAGCTAGCGTGCAAAAGATCACATTCTCCATGCTAGCTAGCTTACAGGCCTCGTCTATGCGGCTCTTTGGCATCACACAAACTGGACAGCCTGGGCCGTGGACGAAATTTATATGCTCTCCAACTAAGCTTGGCAGTGCAAATTTCATAATGCTATGCGTATGGCCGCCACAAATTTCCATGATACTTAGGGGCTTTGTGCTCTCTTTTTTTATGAGTTTTGAAAGGGCTAGGATTAAATTTTTATCGCGAAAGTCATTGATAAGATCCATCAAATTTTCCCCGCGTTCATATCATCAGCGATCTTTTGATAGACCTCTAAGCTCTCAAGCGCAAACTGCGTATCGATCTTTTGCATAGCGTATCCAACGTGGATTAGCACATATTCGCCAACTTTTACTTCTTCAGAGATGAGATCTAGGCTTACCTTTCTAGTAACGCCCAATGTCTCAACGGTGGCAACGTTATTTTCATCTATTTCTATTACTTTTGAAGGGATTGAGAGGCACATTATCTTAGCTCTTTTTTAAATTCCAAATAACTTATCCATTTATCAATGCCCTCACCTGTTTTGCTGTCTATCACAAAGATGTCAACCTTTGGATTTAGCTTTCTAGCGTCATTTTTCACTCGCTCGATGTCAAAGTCAAAGTGTGGTGCAAGCGAAGCTTTTGTGATGAGAAGCACATCAGCAGCCCTAAACATCACTGGATATTTGCTCACCTTATCATCGCCCTCTGGCACTGAAAGAAGCACAGCATTAAAATGTGAGCCAACGTCGTAGCTTGCAGGACAGACTAAATTTCCAACATTTTCTATAAAGACTAGATCAAGCTCGTTTAGTGGCAGGTGATGAAGCCCTTCATGCACCATAAATGCATCCAAGTGACAGGTCTGACCTGTACTTATCTGATGAGCTTTTGCGCCAGCTTTTACTATACGGTCGGCATCTTGATTGGTTTCAAGATCGCCCTCAACAACGCCTATTTTAAACTTACCAGCCTTTATCGTAGCCTCAAGAAGCGTGGTCTTACCAGCGCCTGGGCTACTCATCAAATTTACACAAAGTATCTTTTTCTCATCAAGATGAGCTCTATTGTGGGCGGCCTCTTTATCGTTTTCAGAGAGAATTTTCTCTATCACGTCTATGGTTTTGCTCTCGTTTAGCACAGGGTGTGCGTGAGCCTCATGGCTATGCTCATGTGCGTCATGAGCGTGATCTGTATGTCCATCATGAGTGTGTGGGTGCGAGTGAGTGGTGCCATTAGCGTGAGTGTGAACGTGGGCGTGATTACCCATTGAACAACCGCAATCTTTACACATTTTTTCATCCTTTTTTATTAATTTATGGAGATTTTAACTCTTAAATTTAAAAATAAAATTAAAATTTAGGAGTTTTTGCAAATAGATCAAAATTAATTAATTTATTTAAATTTTTATTTAAATTTAAAAATATAAATGAAATTTGCAAAAGAATTTTGACTAAATTTACTTTACTCTTTTTGCCTAATCTCATCCAACTTATCAAAATTTTCATCACCAAGTAGTTTTTTACTATTTTTTTGGGCATTCTTTTGGATTATTAGATCCTTTAGTCTAGCTTTGCCATTATCCATCACCATCAAAACAGCATACGCATCAACGTCTTCTTCTCTCATTTCATCTTCAGTATTAGCTGCACTATCAGGTGACATATAAAAGTGCTCTATGCCGTATTTTACGAGCGAGTAGCCGTCATATCTACCAGCTAAAAACACTCCATTTTCTGGCTTGCTTACACTAAATTTTTCAAAGCTGTAAGTACCATTAACATCTGGCTTTAAAACAGCATAAACTCTAGCCCCATCTCTTACTCTATCATCGTATTGGTCGATATAGCGGTCATCTTTATCATTTTCGTCAAAATTTCTTGAATGAAAATTTGAAAATTCATAGTTTAAATCAACATAGTTTCCGCGAAAAAGATCTCTTGGATCATAAAGATTTACCCTTACTCTTACCTCTTGTCCAAAATAAAGCGGCATAAGCGCGTAGCCAAGCATAATGCCAATAAGCGAAATTTGAAAAACTACAGCTACTATTAATACTTTTATCTTCATTTTTTACGTCCTTTTCTAGCGACAACTAGCACTATGAAAGCAAACACCATAAATAGCGCCGTAGCACCAATATAATCACCTATAAGTTGGAAATACCTCACGGCTGCAACCAAAAATATCATACAAAGACCAAGTTTTAACTCACCCTTTTTGATAAGAACCGCAGCTGTTATGATATTTGCGAGCGAAAAAAATATATTTGCGTAGCCAGGACCGTAGCTAAAGACAAATGGCAACGATACGAGCAGTGCCCCAAGCAGCAAGCCACTCTTGTTTTTTTCTTTAAAAAATAGTGCAAAATAAGCAACGCTAAATAAAATAAAGACAAAGCCAAAATTGCTTTTAAAAAACGACTTCACAAACCAAAGCTCTTCATCTCCAACCTCAAATAAATTTCTTTCTTCAAATAAAAATAGACAAAATAACAACACAAAAACGCCAAAATTTTTACCAAATTCTTTCGCAAATGCACCAAGCCCTACTCTAAATTTATCTAGTAGCGGCGAAATGCTAATAAGTAAAAGTGCATAAGATAGCGATACAATCGCAACCATCGGAAGTCCAAACAAAAATCCATAATCAAATATCGCTCTAAAACCACTAATGTAGCCGCAAAATGAAATGATGTATATAAAAATATCTATAAAAAGCACAAAAGCAAGCCATTTTGAGTCGTCTTTGTAAAGCGTATATGCGCCAAGCACTATAAAAATGATAAAGCCAAAGCCAAAGTCGCTCTGATAAGCTATCATAAAAAACCAAACTGTCGCAAAGATAAGGCTTTGGGCTACCAACACACCTTTTTTACTAGCAAAAGAAACCGCAAACGCTCCGATACTCCAAAGCAAGATACCGCCGCTTGGCTCATCACTAATGTTATAAATTTGAGCAATAAGCGCAATCGCCGCACCAAAGCAGAAATTTCCAAGAAAAAACATCGCCGTTGATAGATTTTCCTTTCCCTTTGCGAGATAGTAAATTCCACCAAAATTTACAAGCCCAAGCACAAACAATACAAGTGCTAAACGTCCTAGTCTTGGTATCTCTTCCCAATTTGCACCAACGAGCGTAAAAAAGGCTAGCGCAAAAAAGAGATATGCTACGAGTTTTAAGACAAAACTTATCTTGTCACTATGGGCATCAGGGTCGATGTCATATAAATTTGCTATTTTTATAGCAGTCTCTTTATCGACTATGCCGTCACTTTGCCACCGATCCAGCTCTTTTGTTAGAAAAATTCTATTTAAAAAGTTCATTATTCACACTCTCTTTTATAAGATATACAAAACACTAAATTTCCAGCAAGTGTCTTAAATGTCGTATTTATGTCCATTGACACTGCCTTAGTCTTTCAACAAAAAATATAATTGTGATTTAAAATATAAAAAAATACAGAAGCTAAAATGCCACCGATGATAAAAATTTTTAGCAAGGTAGCTTGGGCCAGACTCCTAAGCTTTGCTTTAAAAATTTCTCGCTTAAGCCTAAACCCAAGTAAAAAGAAAAAAACGGCAATCAAACTATCATTTACCAAAAGGATAAGGGGCTTTTGTATCGGCGATCTGCCAAAATTTAGCCTTGTATCGATTTGTAAAAATGAGTTATAAAAACTGCTTAAAAAAACATTTTCAAAGATAAAAGCCACTAAAGCAGCAGCGATAGGAAAGATACCACCGCTAGCTTCACCTATAAAAAAATCCCAAAAATTCCTAAAACACATAAAGACCCTTAAAAAACTAAAACCTAGGAATAGCTGCCCTTGTGAGTTTAGAAAATTTTACACCCTTTAAGCCGGCGATCCTTTCAGCAAAGCGTTCAATTTTGCCAGCCTCGCCTCTTATTGAAATCGTTTCTAAGCAGTTATGGTGATCGACATGAACATGGTTTGTGCAGATGATTTTCACATCAGAGCTATGCTCTATATCCATCTTTTTATTCACCAAATCGTTGTGATGATGCATATAAATGAGCGTCAAAACCCCGATCAACTCCTCACTAGCGTCCTTCCAGCTATCACTTACGATCTTTTCGCGTATCAAATCCCTCGTAAATTCGCTCCTAGAAGCGTAGCCTTGTTCGCTAACCTTTTTATCTAGTTCGTCTAGTAACTGACTAGGTAAAGAAACACTAAAACGTATAACACTATCCATTTTCTGCTCCTTTCTTGTTTGATTACCGTTTATAATCATT is a genomic window containing:
- the hypA gene encoding hydrogenase maturation nickel metallochaperone HypA; this encodes MHELSIVQNLVSLCEKNAAKENAKEISKIEIKVGRLSGVEPHYLQSAFDVYKAGTICENAELVINLQGIVVECLDCGFGGELNENDFTCPKCKSQNLKVTDGEDMYLMRLEMK
- the hypE gene encoding hydrogenase expression/formation protein HypE — its product is MKKIMLSHGGGGEEMNSLINETIFKIFDNEILRQSNDSAILNLNGKIAFSSDSFVVTPIFFNGGDIGKIAACGTINDLAMVGASAKYLSCSLIIEEGLSIEELERVLGSLAKTCKDSGVSVVCGDTKVVPKGKCDKIFINTAGIGEIVCEGVELKNLKAGAKILISGDVGRHGGVVLAAREEFELGLDLKSDCKSLKEVTLKLFSAGIKPQCMRDATRGGLSAVLNEWAKFSKFDILVFEENIKVADEVMGVCELFGFEPYELANEGTFVIAVDESQAEDALVILREFDKNAMIIGEVMEAKNERVIIENAYKSRRFLEPPKGELLPRIC
- the mltG gene encoding endolytic transglycosylase MltG, whose translation is MIKNFIKKPYLDIFFDIVAIIFLSIFVYLARPINTSKVVFIPKGSVGEIISYLANRNFNLSVIDKYAILFIGSPQSGWIEIGQDKISRVDFLKKLAKSKAALTEITLIPGETTIVFLNQIATQLGLDPVKLNGEYNALAPVSDGFLMPNTYKIPIGISERHLAFYLVNSSRKAQSEISNKIFGEYNEKKWFKILTIASIIQKEAANDAEMPLVASIIYNRLNKGMRLQMDGTLNYGIYSHDVITAERIRSDMSEFNTYLNDGIPPSPVCSVSISAIKAAINPAKSDYLYFVLDKKVKKHIFSKTLSEHNQNIGK
- a CDS encoding AsmA-like C-terminal domain-containing protein, producing the protein MEQLYIKLDKKIIARAKQIRLPNFKKESKQKSSDERLLNLSKSVDFIDTIFQEISLENVQVGDDFKLKILFLDDIFFVDSPYLNVDIKFQNEQQDGIDLFSVRNLSFKDFNVSISGEGSADFDKNDYKFEGNFTSHELHGKLNFALKDTFLTYKAYDVEAGSIKNFIDELDRRIELNSEVKNWIYGYIVADDYELKEINGKADLAKNNFYLNDLNATANTKNLLVKFEKGLPAVNVGEANITLKNSKLKFDLISPIYKGKKLDGSSVVINNIFDEKSANLELFIKTKSIYDEAINEILKAYKIIVPVRQLSGKMDASLKILIKLDEKSLENFDEKSVIANGEFKLSDAILEIAGSKFNTKNALVKLINTINLSIDATGFGLDFFKANAKADINLQKSTGEIKGVIESFDLKEKNDEILVFKNEPFNAFLDFSKADETLLKIEPFGLDMSFGSESKIATKNSKFFIESSPVLKENGVHGFDELSIKSKDFTDLEIFAKEANFDLPFLDKNGSKYENDDLKILVSKAGVKVDSASKKLSLDIKEKAINVKTKDLNLLVLDDNKTSEQSTPLELLAKNGDIILRDLNKTLPFASFSAEKKGKSTSLNGLAKQGRVGYFSDEKSINLDATDISGEFINDLFGIKSFEGGKFRLKMLGENSKNFKAEVRFFGTYLKDYIFYQRLLSFLNSVPSLLSFKTPDFNDKGFTVKNGKILLTRKGDVIEFLAIEMIGTSADIGGRGTIDLKSKKINIDLELKLLKDASSIIDKIPLVNQIILGKDRSLSTVIAIRGTTDKPEYSTQILQDALLSPLKIIRNVIQAPFLIFE
- a CDS encoding malate dehydrogenase, which gives rise to MKISIVGAGNVGASIAYALCMREVCDEIALVDIFGDVARAKAIDLAQSSCVFNAKTTVCGGDDFMLIEGSDIVVVTAGSPRKEGQTREDLLLKNAVVVKQTAQNIAKFAPNAVIIVVTNPLDVMVWTAHKFSGFSKNKVIGMAGELDGARCRYELALLKDKDAKELKTKIIGAHNDEMIVSASNISENLNENELATLKKETSTGGAKIVKLLGTSAYYAPAAAVVKMCEAIMGKSDEILSASVLLDDELSCGRLVRLGREGLKEILELNINESEQEQLSKSEADIRKNIKFLKENLD
- a CDS encoding NADP-dependent isocitrate dehydrogenase; translation: MSDIIWTKTDEAPLFASYSLFPIVKSFLSRADISITRADISLAGRILSAFSKELGLNKADELELLGELTSHKEANIIKLPNISATLVQLKAAIEELRSKGINVPFYPDEIITDYDEEIAKKYQKVLGSAVNPVLRQGNSDRRVLPPVKEFAKKHPHSNGDWNKTNKTKICYMQKGDFYENERSIIASKDEKFYVNFISKEGKKELLKELAIQSGEIVDATYLSVDELDKFYESCFEEAKKENLTLSLHLKCTMMKVSDPVIFAYAIKSYFKEVFELFGEEFKAHGVEAKNGLKDMFSKISTLKNKDEILAKFDEIFSKKAKIWALNENASNFDVPNDVIIDASVPALIRNSGKVKDRSGELNFSLCMIPDRTYARVYEACVADFKEHGALDVSKIGSVANVGLMAKKAEEYGSHDKTFIAKEDGEFVVFDEAGENVFKFSVKKGDIFRMTQAKEDAINAWFELALKRGEISKDELIFWLDNSRAHDRNLIAKFERFKEKFASAGVKFEILNYEQATTKTLSLIRAGKNIISVTGNVLRDYLTDLFPIFELGGSSKMLSVVPLLAGGAMFETGAGGTAPTLVKELKEKNHLLWDSLGEFLALSASLEHLAFVKQKKEAKELSDALNRAVASYLDENKTPNATLDTRESHFYLALFWAREMAKSGGILSKIFENLADELEKNESKILKEIRQNDGASVEFGGYYLPDEVRANEVMRPSKILNQIIG